CCACAAAAACAACCGCTGCAAAAGGTGCCGGTACAAGTCAATGCGCGGCCACCAAAAAGAGCAGAAGAACCGTTTGACGGCGTGGGAGGAAAGCATGCGACCCGACTCACACTCGATGGCGGCGGCAAAGCCCGCGTCCTTGGCCAGGGCATCGAAGTCAACCAGGTGCCGGCTCGTGCCGTCCATAAAAAACATAGCAGCTGCTTGAAAATCTCGGTGATCGGCTGCCCCTTGCGGCGACGACGCATGGAGCCAAAGAAAGTATCGATCTGCTAAAAAATATGGATGTTGCCAAGATAGCGAACAAACAAAATCAAACCGCCGCGGCCTGTAAGCGTATCGGGGGGGCACCTCAACGCCGTCAATTCTTGGTTTGCCTTTTGTCGCGGTTATGGTACGTCCCATTGTGAAGTTCCCACCTTGTGGGTTACATTCGCGCGGTATGGGATCTTTCAAACAAGTTCATTATACTACGTAATTAGCCCATTAGGTGTAGGTGGGATTTTTTCGCTTAAATCGCTCAGTTTAGGTCATAGGAAGCTTTTCATAACGGGGGGAATGTTGGTTTTTCGCACGGCGGGCATTGAGGTGGCGCCCTGGATACCGCCGCTGGTGGCCTTTGTGATTTCCTTTTTCACGTCCATGGGTGGAGTGTCCGGAGCCTTTCTGTTGCTTCCCTTTCAGATGTCCGTTTTGGGCTATACGGATCCGTCGGTGAGTGCCACCAACCAATTGTTTAACATCGTTGCCATTCCCAGCGGCGTGTACCGGTACTGGAAAGAAGGCCGCATGGTGTGGCCTCTCACCTGGGCCGTGGTTGCGGGCACCTTGCCCGGAGTGTTTATTGGAGCCATCGTCCGGGTATCCTATCTTCCCAATCCCAAGCATTTCAAATTGTTTGCCGCCGCCGTGCTCCTCTACATCGGGTTGCGCATGGTCCAGGATTTGCATAAGAACAAAGCGGGGGCCCACACAAAGGCCGATGCCGAAAAAAAATTTCGGGAGATGGTGCGCCGTCATCGAGCGCAAGGGGCTCAGGCCGGACAAGGAACGGCCGAGGCGCTTCCTAAGGTCAAGGTGACCCACTTCAATATGCGGCGCTTGGGCTACACCTTTTACGAAGAGGTCTACGACACCCCCTTTTGGGGGATCTTTGCGCTGGCCTTCATTGTCGGCATTGTGGGCGGCATCTACGGCATTGGGGGTGGGGCCATTATTGCGCCATTTTTTGTCACGTTCTTCGGGTTGCCCGTTTACACCGTGGCCGGCGCCGCCCTCATGGGGACTTTTGTCACCTCCGTGGCGGGCGTGGCCTTTTATCAAGGCATAGCCCCCTTTCATCCGAATATGTCCGTCGCGCCGGACTGGCTTTTGGGTGTGCTGTTTGGGTTTGGAGGCATGGCCGGCATGTATCTGGGTGCGCGCTGCCAGAAGTATGTGCCGGCACGGGCCATCAAGTGGATGCTTGCGGGCATTATCCTTTTCACGGCCGTGAAGTATGTGGCGGCGTTTTTCGGCTATTCGTGAAGGGCTTGGGGATTCCAAGGCCGCGTGCTCTGGAACGGCATGGGCCGGCCGATTCCCTGATGAGCATCCTTGACAGTAAGAAACGGGGTTTGCTAACGTTTGCAGTACAATGGACATGCTAACACAGAGGCAATGAAGTCTGCCTGAACCGCCTCGCACTCCGCCCATGTGTGGGGATGATGACTTCTCCAGGGAGCTCGAAGCAAACGGGTGCGATGCCCGCTGCCTAGAGACTTTCGGGTGGGGCGCAAGTGGCGCTTCGCGTTGAACAAAAACCCCACCCGACTGCGGATGGGGTTTTCTTTTAATGCCGGACCCGGGAGGGAGACCCAATGCTGGAGCATTACCGAAAAACACAGGCCAAGCTTCTCAAAGCGCTGGATGATATTCAGCAGCTCACCACGATAAACCTCAACGCGGCCATCACGGACCGAATCAACGTGCTGTACGATAAGATTCGCCAGAGCGCCTTTTATCTGGTGGTCCTTGGCGAATTCAAGAGAGGCAAGAGCACCCTCATCAATGCCGTTCTCAAGGATAATCTTCTTCCCACGGCGGTTGTTCCCTTGACGTCTATCGTCACCATGATTCACTACGGTCCCGAAGAGAAAATCTGCGTTCGATTCAAGGACGGAACGACCCGCACCATTCCTCGAAAAGCTTTGGCGGACTACGTGACGGAAAGAGGGAATCCCGACAACGTCAAGGGGGTTGACCGAGTGGAAATCTCTTATCCCGCCGACACCCTTCGGGGTGGCGTCCATTTGATCGACACACCCGGGGTGGGCTCCATTTTCGAAACCAACACCCAGGCCACCTACGACTTCCTGCCCCAGGTGGATGCAGCCCTTTTCCTTTTCACGGCCGATCCCCCTCTCAGCCGATCGGAATTGGCCTTTTTGCGCGATGTATGTCAGTACGTTACGAAAATCTTTTTCATCCAGAACAAGATCGACGTGGTGGCCCCTGAAGACCGCGAGGAGTCCCTAGCGTTTTCTCAACAGATTTTGAAAGACACGTTGAAGGAGGATGAAGTCCGCATTCTGCCTCTTTCTGCCAAATTGGCGTTGGAAGGCCGTGCCAAAGGCGACGAGGCCAAGATCGCTCAAAGTTACTTCCCTCAGCTGGAAGATGTCCTCACACAATTTCTCACCCAGGAAAAAGGCCGTGTCCTTTTGCAGTCCGGGCTGCAGTCGGCCCGAAAAATCCTTAATGATCTGGAGTTTTCTGCCAAGCTTGAGCAGAAAGCCATCGAAATGCCGCTCGAGGACCTGGAACAAAAAATTGCCTTGTTTCACAAAGAGCTACGAAAAATTCAACGAGAGCGCGAAGAAAACGGGTATTATTTTGAGGCGGAAATCAAGCGGATTATGGATTGGCTGGATCGTGAACTGAAAGAGCTTCAAAAAGAGCGTCTGCCCGAACTCGTGAAACAATTGCAGGATGAAGGGGAAAAGCATCAACATATTCCCATATCGCAATACGTAGAAAAGATGGAAGACTGTCTGAGTCAGGGCATCATCCACACCTTTGATGATTGGATTGTGCGCCAAGAAAAGGCCCTCAATGAAGAATTTGCCCGCGTGTCCCGACAGTACTCGGACCGCACGAATCAGGTCATCGACCGACTCATTGAGGCTTCCGCCAAGCTATTTGATATTCCGTTTCAAACGATACAATCGGATGAATCCCTTCGTGCGGACAGCCGTTTTTATTACCTGCTCGGTGATCCTCCCCGCTTTTTTGACATCGCCGGGGCCGTCGATTTCTTTTCCCGCAAGATCTTGCCCAAAAGCTTTTCCCAGAAAAAAGTCCTCGCTGACTTGATGAAAAAACTCCCGGAACGCATCGATGCCAACTGCGGGCGGGTTCGTGCCGACTTCATGCGCCGTTTGCAGGAGAGTTTTTTGGAGTTTCGTTGGAATTTGAACGCCAAGATCGATGCCACGGCCAAGGGCATTCAAGATGCTTTGGACAAGGCCGTGGTTCTCAAAAAGGCTGAATCAGCCGAGCGGGACAAGAAAAAGCTAATGCTTCATGAAGCCATGCAAAGCATTCTCAGAGTCAAAACGGACTTGGAGGAAATTGCGCTGGAAGTCGCCTAAGGCTTGGTGGACGTTGTTGTTGCAGGAGGGTTTGTCGTGGCCATCAGTTTGGCTCTGATCATCGTTCTGGGTCTGCTCGCGGATTACGTTTTTAGGAAAATCAAGCTTCCGGGTCTGGTGGGCATGTTGTTTGTTGGGGTTCTTGCGGGACCCTACGTTTTGGGTCTCATGCGCCCCGAAATAATGCAGGTCTCGGCGGATTTTCGAAAGATCGCCCTCATTGTCATCCTGCTTCGAGCTGGTTTTGAATTGCATCGGGATACTTTGAACCGCGTGGGGCGGGCCGCTTTAACCATGAGCGCTGTCCCGGCCGTCTTCGAAATTCTGGGTGTCATGCTGGTGGCGCCGAAATGGTTGGG
The Desulfosoma caldarium genome window above contains:
- a CDS encoding sulfite exporter TauE/SafE family protein codes for the protein MVFRTAGIEVAPWIPPLVAFVISFFTSMGGVSGAFLLLPFQMSVLGYTDPSVSATNQLFNIVAIPSGVYRYWKEGRMVWPLTWAVVAGTLPGVFIGAIVRVSYLPNPKHFKLFAAAVLLYIGLRMVQDLHKNKAGAHTKADAEKKFREMVRRHRAQGAQAGQGTAEALPKVKVTHFNMRRLGYTFYEEVYDTPFWGIFALAFIVGIVGGIYGIGGGAIIAPFFVTFFGLPVYTVAGAALMGTFVTSVAGVAFYQGIAPFHPNMSVAPDWLLGVLFGFGGMAGMYLGARCQKYVPARAIKWMLAGIILFTAVKYVAAFFGYS
- a CDS encoding dynamin family protein, which translates into the protein MLEHYRKTQAKLLKALDDIQQLTTINLNAAITDRINVLYDKIRQSAFYLVVLGEFKRGKSTLINAVLKDNLLPTAVVPLTSIVTMIHYGPEEKICVRFKDGTTRTIPRKALADYVTERGNPDNVKGVDRVEISYPADTLRGGVHLIDTPGVGSIFETNTQATYDFLPQVDAALFLFTADPPLSRSELAFLRDVCQYVTKIFFIQNKIDVVAPEDREESLAFSQQILKDTLKEDEVRILPLSAKLALEGRAKGDEAKIAQSYFPQLEDVLTQFLTQEKGRVLLQSGLQSARKILNDLEFSAKLEQKAIEMPLEDLEQKIALFHKELRKIQREREENGYYFEAEIKRIMDWLDRELKELQKERLPELVKQLQDEGEKHQHIPISQYVEKMEDCLSQGIIHTFDDWIVRQEKALNEEFARVSRQYSDRTNQVIDRLIEASAKLFDIPFQTIQSDESLRADSRFYYLLGDPPRFFDIAGAVDFFSRKILPKSFSQKKVLADLMKKLPERIDANCGRVRADFMRRLQESFLEFRWNLNAKIDATAKGIQDALDKAVVLKKAESAERDKKKLMLHEAMQSILRVKTDLEEIALEVA